One part of the Nitrospirota bacterium genome encodes these proteins:
- a CDS encoding HesA/MoeB/ThiF family protein yields the protein MAFTPEEISRYTRQMMMEGWGEETQAKIKNSTIFIAGAGGLGSPVSIYLAVAGVGNIRICDFDSPDQSNLNRQILHNHNRIGTNKAISAKQTLEELNPHITVTAITDKIVAENVDELVGNADLILDCMDNFPTRYLLNESAIRKNIPLVHGSIWGLDGRLTFIQSPETPCLRCYFPESPPKEVFPVLGATPGVIGTMQAMEAIKYLANIGKPLKGRLLVWSGNDMSFRTFKGFKDPQCPTCGNLK from the coding sequence ATGGCATTCACACCGGAAGAGATCAGCAGATACACCCGCCAGATGATGATGGAAGGATGGGGAGAAGAGACCCAGGCAAAGATCAAGAACTCAACGATCTTTATTGCCGGGGCCGGAGGGCTCGGTTCCCCGGTCTCGATCTACCTTGCAGTTGCAGGAGTCGGCAATATCCGCATCTGTGATTTTGACTCTCCTGACCAGTCGAACCTTAACCGCCAGATACTCCATAACCATAACCGGATCGGCACAAACAAGGCAATTTCAGCAAAGCAGACGCTTGAAGAGCTGAACCCCCACATCACGGTTACCGCAATTACTGACAAGATCGTTGCAGAGAATGTGGACGAACTGGTCGGGAATGCTGACCTCATCCTTGACTGCATGGATAATTTCCCGACCCGGTATCTTCTCAACGAATCTGCGATCCGGAAGAATATCCCTCTGGTCCATGGGAGCATCTGGGGGCTCGACGGCAGGCTTACGTTCATACAGTCGCCGGAGACACCCTGCCTGAGATGTTATTTCCCTGAATCCCCTCCCAAAGAGGTCTTCCCGGTGCTCGGTGCAACCCCTGGCGTGATCGGCACCATGCAGGCCATGGAGGCGATCAAATATCTTGCAAATATCGGCAAACCCTTAAAGGGCAGGCTGTTGGTCTGGTCAGGCAATGATATGAGCTTCAGGACTTTCAAGGGGTTCAAGGACCCTCAATGCCCGACCTGCGGCAACCTCAAATAA
- a CDS encoding AMP-binding protein produces MAETIIDLFRKAVSAYPDNTAFHYSNDGWQTITYRELAGRVRRLASYLITAGVKRNDRIAVFSENRPEWSVAYLAILSCGCIAVPLDAQLGPEEVKTLLLDAGTGIVLQSDKTAGQLTVFAEHFRKSAGKDPQFIDFDSSAYRAIEESPSTGPLPACDQDDIASIIYTSGTTGNPKGVVLTHRNFCSDARALIDAGIVSHEDNVLSILPLHHTYAFMCTFLVPLFLGASITYPLSMKGPDMIAAIQGRGVSVLIGVPQLLSMIRNGIMNRIDALTWPLPFLLAKCIALSRTLRRRLSFNLGRFIFRSVHRSFGTRFRFFASGGAKLDPAVMEGLEALGFTVLEGYGLTETSPVVTFNPLDKRKPGSAGKPLPSVSIRIADPSETGEGEVEIKGPMVMNGYYNKPSATAEVMHDGWFRTGDIGRLDADGYLYITGRSKEVIVLSSGKNIYPEDVEKMYLSSKLIKELCVIGIEHQGITDSLHAVIVPDFDYAKQAALSNLQDAVKWEINALSGSLPSYMRIQGFTLRKDPLPRTPLGKLRRFMIRAGQQQPAPVKHDIPSADQTLFADEVGSKVLKVISDLSKKENEIQADDNLELDLGLDSLSRIELVVALEKALFLKLPEDFMSDIHTIRELIEKTRASLQGPRAVQAEKTGWKEIISAEPQEQIMLERPELIMLPSRVVYAALRLFMKLLFRLETQGLENVPVPGNFIITPNHASYLDGFVVVLSLPFSVFRNLYLLGISDFFIGSLKGWIAKKTHVIPIDSSAYLSRALQTSAYVLRHGRSLCVFPEGGRSPDNALLEFKKGVGILAVEMGIPVVPVYIKGAFEALPREAAWPKFTRISVIFGTPLSAKETDFSKKPAEMDDYQYFASLIREKVKELSQSS; encoded by the coding sequence ATGGCAGAAACCATAATCGACCTTTTCCGCAAGGCAGTTTCTGCCTATCCTGATAATACTGCCTTTCATTACTCCAATGATGGCTGGCAGACCATTACATACCGAGAGCTTGCCGGCAGAGTACGTAGACTTGCATCGTATCTGATTACCGCAGGGGTCAAGAGGAATGACCGTATTGCCGTCTTCTCGGAAAATCGTCCTGAGTGGTCTGTTGCTTATCTCGCGATCCTCTCTTGCGGCTGCATAGCCGTACCGCTCGATGCCCAGCTTGGTCCGGAAGAGGTAAAGACCCTGCTGCTTGATGCAGGTACCGGTATTGTCCTGCAAAGCGATAAGACCGCAGGTCAGCTTACGGTTTTTGCGGAGCATTTCCGGAAATCTGCCGGCAAAGACCCCCAGTTTATTGATTTTGACAGCAGCGCATACCGGGCAATAGAAGAGAGCCCTTCAACAGGACCTCTGCCCGCATGCGATCAGGACGATATCGCATCAATAATATATACGTCAGGTACAACAGGAAATCCGAAGGGCGTTGTTCTTACCCATCGGAACTTCTGCTCTGATGCCAGAGCGCTCATTGACGCAGGCATAGTTTCGCATGAAGACAATGTCCTTTCCATTCTTCCTCTGCATCATACCTATGCTTTTATGTGTACCTTCCTCGTCCCGCTGTTTCTTGGAGCTTCCATAACCTATCCCCTGAGCATGAAAGGCCCTGACATGATTGCAGCCATACAGGGGAGGGGCGTTAGCGTGCTGATCGGTGTACCACAGCTGCTTAGCATGATCAGAAACGGTATTATGAACAGGATCGATGCGCTGACCTGGCCGCTGCCCTTTCTTCTGGCAAAGTGTATCGCTCTTTCCAGAACGCTCAGAAGAAGGCTCAGCTTCAATCTTGGCAGGTTTATCTTTAGATCAGTTCACAGGAGCTTCGGAACCCGCTTCCGGTTCTTTGCCAGTGGCGGCGCAAAGCTCGATCCTGCAGTCATGGAAGGCCTTGAGGCTCTTGGATTTACTGTCCTTGAAGGCTATGGACTCACCGAGACCTCTCCTGTCGTAACCTTCAACCCTCTTGACAAACGGAAACCCGGCTCTGCAGGGAAACCTCTTCCTTCTGTTTCGATCAGGATTGCCGATCCCTCTGAGACCGGTGAGGGAGAGGTAGAGATAAAGGGACCCATGGTCATGAATGGCTATTATAACAAGCCTTCCGCAACTGCCGAGGTGATGCATGACGGATGGTTCAGGACCGGCGATATCGGCAGACTGGACGCTGACGGTTATCTCTATATCACCGGCAGGTCAAAAGAGGTCATTGTCCTGAGTTCAGGCAAGAACATCTATCCTGAAGATGTTGAAAAGATGTATCTGTCATCGAAACTGATCAAAGAGCTCTGCGTTATCGGCATAGAGCATCAAGGGATAACAGACTCTCTCCATGCGGTGATCGTCCCTGATTTTGATTACGCAAAACAGGCTGCCCTTTCCAATCTGCAGGATGCGGTCAAGTGGGAGATCAATGCACTCTCCGGAAGCCTTCCCTCATACATGAGAATACAGGGGTTCACGCTCCGGAAAGACCCCCTGCCCCGGACACCGCTCGGCAAATTGCGTCGCTTTATGATCAGGGCCGGTCAGCAGCAGCCGGCACCGGTAAAGCATGATATTCCTTCTGCTGATCAGACATTGTTTGCAGATGAGGTTGGCAGCAAGGTGCTGAAGGTTATCAGTGATTTATCGAAGAAAGAAAATGAGATACAGGCAGATGATAATCTTGAACTCGACCTGGGCCTGGATTCGCTCTCCAGGATCGAACTCGTTGTGGCACTTGAAAAAGCGCTTTTCCTGAAGCTCCCCGAGGATTTCATGTCTGATATCCATACCATCAGGGAACTCATCGAAAAAACCAGAGCATCGTTACAGGGGCCCAGAGCAGTGCAGGCTGAGAAGACCGGCTGGAAAGAGATCATATCCGCAGAGCCCCAAGAGCAGATCATGCTTGAGAGACCTGAATTGATAATGCTGCCGTCGAGGGTGGTGTATGCTGCTCTGAGGCTGTTCATGAAGCTCCTTTTTCGCCTCGAAACACAGGGGCTTGAGAATGTTCCTGTCCCCGGGAATTTCATCATTACCCCAAATCATGCCAGCTATCTCGATGGGTTTGTTGTCGTGCTTTCATTGCCCTTCTCTGTATTCAGAAACCTGTATCTGCTGGGTATCAGCGATTTTTTCATCGGCTCCCTGAAGGGATGGATTGCAAAGAAGACCCATGTGATCCCCATTGACTCCTCCGCATACCTCAGCAGGGCGCTCCAGACTTCTGCGTACGTGCTGCGGCATGGCCGCTCTCTCTGCGTCTTCCCTGAAGGTGGACGGTCGCCTGACAATGCGCTCCTTGAGTTCAAAAAAGGTGTCGGCATCCTTGCCGTAGAAATGGGAATACCTGTTGTCCCTGTTTATATTAAAGGGGCGTTTGAGGCCCTGCCGAGAGAGGCAGCATGGCCAAAGTTCACCAGGATCTCAGTCATCTTCGGAACGCCGCTTTCTGCAAAGGAGACAGATTTTTCCAAAAAACCTGCGGAGATGGATGATTACCAATATTTTGCGTCTCTGATACGGGAGAAGGTGAAGGAACTATCCCAGTCCTCCTAG
- a CDS encoding histidinol phosphate phosphatase domain-containing protein: MIDLHTHTIFSDGELIPFELVRRAEAIGCRAIAITDHMDASNLDLIIPRIVKAVEKLKSHVPIDVIPGAEITHAPPGLIADLVKDARALGAKIVVVHGETIAEPVIKGTNRAAIEAGADILSHPGMISIEDMLRAKEKNVLLEITARRGHAFTNGYLAKEAIKFGVPLCINTDAHGPGDLITKEHARNILLGAGIEENRIDSVFENSKSLVDRVLRRSNA, encoded by the coding sequence ATGATCGATCTTCATACACACACTATTTTCAGCGATGGAGAGCTGATTCCTTTTGAGCTGGTCAGGAGGGCTGAGGCAATAGGATGCCGGGCTATTGCTATCACGGACCACATGGATGCATCCAATCTTGACCTTATCATCCCCCGTATCGTAAAAGCTGTCGAAAAGCTTAAATCCCATGTCCCGATCGATGTAATCCCCGGCGCAGAGATTACCCACGCACCGCCCGGACTGATCGCAGACCTGGTAAAAGATGCCCGTGCGCTCGGCGCAAAGATCGTTGTTGTGCATGGCGAGACGATTGCTGAACCGGTGATAAAAGGCACGAACAGGGCCGCTATTGAGGCTGGCGCCGACATCCTCTCTCATCCGGGAATGATCAGCATCGAGGACATGCTCCGCGCAAAGGAAAAGAACGTTCTTCTTGAGATCACGGCGCGACGGGGCCATGCATTCACCAACGGCTATCTCGCAAAAGAAGCTATAAAGTTCGGCGTGCCTCTTTGCATCAATACTGACGCTCACGGCCCCGGGGATCTCATCACGAAGGAGCATGCCCGGAACATCCTGCTGGGAGCCGGTATTGAGGAAAACAGGATAGATTCCGTATTTGAAAATTCTAAATCCCTTGTAGATAGAGTCCTAAGGAGGAGCAATGCCTAA
- a CDS encoding tetratricopeptide repeat protein: MPKAIKKKSAHKKEVDTEIQVKDSFEGMKKVFEQRQKSLVSYGLVALSAAIVIGGIAVYRFSANDKARQLEYDAYKAYYNIYQKTPLAGQDKAQKALELFQQAYEKKKSPRVLLFIADAYAEMAKYDEALKTLDEFTQRFVREEALIPLAYQKMVVLQLKKGSRDEALKTLDRISAAPGDMLKDFALIQKARMLEQDGKKDEAIVKYKELAAKYPQSPYVEEAKTKSGEKKAG, translated from the coding sequence ATGCCTAAAGCGATAAAAAAGAAGTCAGCGCATAAAAAAGAGGTCGATACTGAGATACAGGTAAAAGACAGTTTCGAAGGCATGAAAAAGGTCTTCGAACAGAGGCAGAAGTCACTTGTTAGCTATGGCCTGGTTGCGCTCAGCGCGGCAATTGTCATCGGCGGCATCGCCGTTTACCGGTTCAGTGCCAATGACAAGGCCCGGCAACTCGAATACGACGCGTACAAGGCCTATTACAACATATATCAGAAGACACCTCTTGCCGGGCAGGACAAAGCACAAAAAGCTCTGGAACTGTTTCAGCAGGCATATGAAAAGAAGAAGTCGCCAAGGGTTCTTCTCTTTATAGCAGACGCATATGCAGAAATGGCAAAATACGATGAAGCGTTAAAGACGCTTGATGAATTCACTCAACGGTTTGTTCGTGAAGAGGCCCTCATCCCCCTGGCCTATCAAAAAATGGTTGTGCTGCAGCTCAAGAAAGGGAGTAGGGATGAGGCATTAAAGACCCTTGACAGGATTTCTGCTGCTCCGGGCGACATGCTAAAGGACTTTGCCCTTATCCAGAAGGCGAGAATGCTCGAACAGGATGGCAAAAAAGATGAAGCAATCGTGAAGTATAAGGAGCTTGCGGCGAAATACCCTCAGTCACCCTATGTTGAGGAGGCAAAGACAAAATCCGGCGAGAAAAAAGCAGGATAA
- a CDS encoding transglycosylase SLT domain-containing protein — protein sequence MKRFIHLFSILSMLLLTSLPAIALESSEEKISQELPSVNQPQNSIVLQPSPVLVPYADNQTASRAVDRNISLFANRIKDRFALYLSRSGKYLDVMKDILRKKDVPEDIVFMSLIESGFSTNAYSIAHAAGPWQFIASTAKRYGLEINWWKDERRDPVKSTEAAADYLKDLHGMFGSWNLAMAAYNAGEGKIMRAMKKSNADDYWDLLDTKHIRTETKEYVPRFIAASMIASNPREFGFEAIEYQTPLSYDEVEIESPIDLAVVAECAGITLDEVKRLNPELRRWCTPPDAERYILKIPVGSRDLFMEKLASIPEVERFTIDRYTVKSGDTFKSISGKTGIPVPVILSLNAIEKIMPLKKGSTIYLPPKDLFSLDNLDRALMKKVSQKKVKVSSVSGKKKGAATARKSTKSKKTRKA from the coding sequence ATGAAAAGATTCATACATCTTTTTTCCATTCTCTCTATGCTTCTGCTCACAAGTTTGCCGGCAATAGCATTAGAATCATCAGAAGAAAAGATCAGCCAAGAGCTTCCGTCTGTTAACCAGCCCCAGAACAGTATCGTCCTTCAGCCATCTCCTGTCCTTGTGCCCTATGCTGATAATCAGACCGCCTCAAGGGCTGTTGACAGAAATATCAGCCTTTTTGCCAACAGGATCAAGGACCGGTTTGCCCTGTATCTGAGCAGATCCGGAAAGTACCTCGATGTCATGAAAGATATCCTCAGGAAAAAAGATGTTCCGGAAGATATAGTTTTTATGTCGCTTATAGAGAGCGGCTTCAGTACGAACGCTTATTCCATTGCCCATGCTGCGGGTCCCTGGCAGTTTATCGCGTCGACCGCCAAGAGATACGGCCTTGAGATCAACTGGTGGAAAGACGAAAGACGGGATCCTGTCAAGTCTACCGAGGCGGCGGCAGACTATCTGAAAGATCTCCATGGCATGTTCGGATCATGGAACCTTGCCATGGCTGCCTATAATGCAGGCGAGGGCAAGATCATGCGGGCAATGAAGAAAAGCAACGCAGACGACTACTGGGACCTTCTGGATACAAAGCATATCAGGACAGAGACAAAGGAGTATGTGCCGAGGTTCATTGCGGCAAGCATGATAGCCTCCAATCCCAGGGAGTTCGGGTTTGAAGCAATAGAGTATCAGACGCCCCTGAGCTATGACGAGGTTGAGATAGAATCTCCGATTGATCTGGCTGTTGTAGCTGAATGCGCCGGTATAACGCTTGACGAGGTCAAGAGGCTGAATCCTGAGCTCAGGAGATGGTGTACACCGCCGGATGCAGAACGGTATATTCTGAAGATCCCTGTAGGGTCGCGGGACCTGTTTATGGAGAAGCTCGCTTCCATTCCTGAAGTGGAACGCTTTACCATTGACCGATACACGGTAAAGTCGGGCGATACCTTCAAAAGTATCTCAGGGAAAACCGGTATCCCTGTGCCGGTAATTCTTTCCCTGAACGCCATTGAAAAGATTATGCCCCTCAAGAAAGGGAGCACGATCTATCTGCCGCCAAAGGACCTTTTCAGTCTGGACAATCTCGATAGGGCTCTTATGAAAAAGGTGTCGCAGAAGAAAGTAAAAGTCTCCTCTGTTTCAGGCAAAAAGAAAGGTGCTGCAACCGCAAGGAAGAGCACCAAATCAAAGAAAACCCGAAAAGCGTAA
- a CDS encoding CinA family protein, with the protein MNLKEAIIIQNIFKEKGLTLSVAESCTGGLICHNLTAVPGASSFLQAGIVTYSAESKKRLLGISQKTFSAHGIISEETARQMAERVRTLTKTDIAISTTGNLGPDVLESKPRGLVFVAVSSKKGMAAKKLQLKGTRGEIKEKAVLSALKFLAEVLSNG; encoded by the coding sequence ATGAATCTGAAAGAAGCAATAATTATCCAGAACATCTTCAAAGAAAAGGGCCTTACCCTTTCTGTAGCTGAGTCATGCACAGGTGGCCTGATCTGCCATAATCTTACCGCTGTCCCCGGTGCGAGCAGTTTCCTGCAGGCAGGTATTGTGACCTACTCTGCCGAATCGAAAAAAAGGCTTTTGGGAATCTCGCAGAAAACATTCTCTGCCCATGGGATCATAAGCGAAGAAACCGCACGGCAGATGGCTGAAAGAGTCCGCACCCTCACAAAAACCGATATTGCGATCTCAACAACGGGCAACCTCGGCCCTGACGTTCTTGAGAGCAAGCCAAGAGGACTCGTCTTTGTCGCGGTCAGTTCAAAAAAAGGAATGGCTGCAAAAAAATTACAGCTGAAAGGGACAAGGGGAGAGATAAAAGAAAAGGCTGTTCTATCTGCCCTTAAATTCCTTGCAGAGGTGCTCAGCAATGGCTGA